One part of the Solanum dulcamara chromosome 3, daSolDulc1.2, whole genome shotgun sequence genome encodes these proteins:
- the LOC129882521 gene encoding uncharacterized protein LOC129882521, whose product MGFDIECIIDIHTYPGEYFCPVCRTLVFPNEAVQSQCTHLYCKPCLAHVANGSRACPYDGYLVTEADSKALIESDKTLAENIGRVKVRCLYHRSGCTWEGSLSDCTSHCSGCSFGNSPVVCNRCGVQIVHRQVHEHALSCPGVYPAQQTANGAQDNPSSGAATTATGTDSNQTTAHSGTSASQTPIPQTTTASLLPGQDPNQHTNASSQALATSSAGVPISEQWYQQHYQQYYQQFGGYDPYQQYYPYQQQPIQQYQQQPQIYMQPPAQPQTAVPAQPQSQPQPQPQPLNPQSQPQMQALPKGQNQPQVQALAQQHQNQVQVNSLQQLPPTMQPHTQIPSQIYPASRAHPPTQLPPYSQTYPMQPHSQQHVQVAQYPQPPPQVHPPSSSQAQPHPPVQPQPHSQLQPQINVQHYPQSHGQLRPPQAGQPSHALGQTIHSTANAVSGFHSYPQPQPMQQAAMGMSQQPPMHPHPTSGSMPSVQTHGQVPQPSVMRPPPGLIGNQQPGLVPSQGQVPAQSQLYPTAQQTGHSFQQHPVQPNQQPMSQQFSQHHPFPGPFPSQSHEQGHFTHQQPPQSQFRPQGLPNVVPQSLHAYIQPQQNVTLPPPPQSQTYIGRPGMHNHVQSVSQAHGGYNTTAQVRPVQPAFSQPQMNPSYGNHTSNEHESMDQKKWSALEGKGDLLLDKTAGRPDVGVPPQDNAQKDLSSLAAKSIDGTAPRFEADLDDEQQKRRKAIDEYRQRASSDIDVHKGDSDELMDKRTVKEEENEIFLKPKSAAKSADATVKPDKDSCDDAPKELDQTLANQASSDAADGSIKNLNPARNSHDAAVDTGVFQLYGHEMPPPKYGPSAQQRPVVPMIVSPMQPAGRASHAQVPGYPPTAMMTSGDVPKAGQTLNSHDHHPQFLKQPSNAPLGGIPGPGSTTPFARGHGHFPPPGEFREGITGVGRVPLSGAEIPSGTQHPVNPTEAEMFQNQRVNWFEGNQPNPFPSGSFEKVPFGQPRSVESSRDKRLKAPMGEHLSPLPVPHDQGSRPLDKPPRGLGYDSASKFEASSGVPPNRLLPPFHPPGSMHFKDSGEREAPLGPHDDDRKRGGSGFGVHHMDYLSARNPDGELFNIPPRGFVSHSGFDDIGGREPRQFIEGPGPFNLHSNLAGGLYSNGRFQNLPGHSHGVEIDGLGDLRGGEHTTFGRPFKHVQSSDLFGKDVPTHLHRVEPLDPQKLPSHLRFGEPAGFGPFAGRAYMGELSGFGDIPGFGESIGRNKPGMPRFGEPGFRSRYPVPGYPNQGLYAGDVDSFDRPRKRKPMSMGWCRICKVDCETVEGLDMHSQTREHQDMAMDMVRSIKEQNRKKQKTFSDRASIEEKGRTRKAVFESRGRKT is encoded by the exons ATGGGTTTTGATATTGAATGCATAATCGACATCCATACCTATCCTGGAGAGTATTTCTGTCCTGTTTGTCGCACACTTGTATTTCCTAATGAAGCCGTCCAATCACAGTGCACTCATCTCTACTGCAAACCTTGTCTGGCACATGTTGCCAATGGGAGCCGAGCCTGTCCTTATGATGGATACTTGGTGACAGAAGCAGACTCTAAA GCCCTTATTGAGTCAGACAAGACACTTGCTGAAAACATAGGCAGAGTTAAAGTGCGTTGTCTTTATCACAGAAGTGGATGCACATGGGAAGGTTCCTTGTCTGATTGCACTTCCCATTGTTCTGGCTGTTCCTTTGGCAATTCCCCAGTTGTATGCAATAGATGTGGAGTCCAGATTGTGCATCGACAAGTGCATGAGCATGCCCTGAGTTGTCCT GGTGTATATCCTGCACAACAGACAGCTAATGGTGCCCAAGATAATCCTAGCTCTGGTGCAGCCACCACTGCTACTGGTACTGACTCGAATCAAACTACAGCTCATTCAGGAACTTCAGCATCACAGACACCAATCCCTCAAACCACAACTGCTTCTCTGCTTCCTGGACAAGATCCCAATCAGCACACAAATGCCAGCTCTCAGGCTCTTGCTACATCTTCAGCTGGTGTGCCTATTTCAGAGCAGTGGTATCAGCAACATTATCAGCAGTATTATCAGCAATTTGGTGGATATGATCCTTATCAACAATACTATCCTTATCAGCAACAACCCATCCAACAATACCAGCAACAACCTCAGATTTACATGCAGCCACCAGCACAACCCCAGACCGCTGTCCCAGCACAACCTCAATCCCAGCCCCAGCCCCAGCCCCAACCACTTAATcctcaatctcaacctcaaatGCAAGCTCTACCTAAAGGGCAAAATCAACCACAGGTTCAAGCTTTGGCGCAACAGCATCAAAACCAGGTTCAAGTCAACTCACTGCAGCAGCTCCCACCTACTATGCAACCTCATACCCAAATTCCATCACAAATATATCCAGCTTCTCGTGCTCATCCACCTACTCAGCTTCCACCATATTCGCAGACCTATCCAATGCAGCCTCATTCACAACAACATGTGCAAGTGGCACAGTATCCGCAGCCTCCCCCCCAGGTTCATCCCCCCTCATCTTCTCAAGCTCAACCACATCCTCCTGTGCAACCACAACCTCATTCACAACTTCAACCGCAAATAAACGTGCAACATTATCCACAATCTCATGGCCAATTGCGCCCTCCTCAGGCCGGCCAGCCTTCTCATGCACTGGGTCAGACCATCCATTCAACAGCCAATGCAGTTTCAGGTTTCCATTCCTATCCACAACCCCAGCCAATGCAGCAAGCGGCTATGGGGATGTCACAGCAACCTCCAATGCATCCACATCCTACTAGTGGGTCTATGCCTTCGGTTCAAACGCATGGTCAGGTTCCTCAACCCTCTGTAATGCGCCCACCTCCGGGTCTAATCGGCAATCAGCAACCGGGGCTAGTACCTTCTCAAGGTCAAGTTCCTGCACAATCTCAACTTTATCCTACTGCTCAACAAACAGGACACTCATTTCAGCAACATCCTGTTCAGCCTAATCAACAGCCAATGTCTCAACAATTCAGTCAACATCATCCATTTCCTGGTCCATTTCCGAGCCAATCACACGAACAAGGTCATTTTACTCACCAGCAACCACCGCAGTCCCAATTTCGTCCTCAAGGTCTTCCTAATGTGGTGCCTCAAAGTTTGCATGCGTATATTCAGCCACAGCAAAATGTCACCTTACCACCTCCCCCACAATCTCAAACATATATAGGAAGGCCTGGGATGCATAATCATGTCCAGTCAGTTTCTCAGGCTCATGGTGGATATAATACTACAGCCCAGGTTAGACCTGTCCAGCCTGCTTTTAGTCAGCCGCAAATGAATCCAAGTTATGGGAACCACACGAGCAATGAGCACGAGTCAATGGATCAGAAGAAATGGTCAGCCCTAGAAGGTAAAGGTGATCTGCTACTTGACAAAACTGCAGGAAGGCCAGATGTGGGAGTTCCTCCCCAGGATAATGCTCAAAAAGATCTAAGTTCCCTTGCAGCTAAATCAATTGATGGAACGGCCCCAAGATTTGAAGCTGACCTAGATGATGAACAACAGAAGCGTAGGAAAGCTATTGATGAGTATAGACAGAGGGCCAGCAGTGATATTGATGTTCATAAGGGTGATTCAGATGAGCTTATGGACAAACGAACTGTTAAGGAAGAggaaaatgagatttttttgaAGCCTAAATCTGCTGCCAAATCAGCTGATGCAACAGTTAAGCCAGACAAAGATTCCTGTGATGATGCTCCAAAAGAACTGGACCAGACTTTGGCAAACCAGGCATCTTCTGATGCTGCCGATGGTTCAATTAAGAATCTGAACCCTGCAAGAAATTCACATGATGCTGCCGTTGACACAGGGGTTTTTCAGCTGTATGGGCATGAGATGCCACCACCAAAATATGGACCATCTGCTCAACAAAGGCCCGTTGTTCCTATGATAGTATCACCAATGCAACCTGCAGGCCGTGCTTCTCATGCTCAAGTTCCTGGATATCCCCCCACTGCAATGATGACTTCAGGGGATGTGCCTAAGGCTGGTCAGACATTGAATTCTCATGATCATCATCCACAGTTCCTGAAACAGCCTAGTAATGCCCCCCTTGGTGGTATCCCTGGTCCAGGGTCTACAACACCCTTTGCTAGAGGGCATGGTCATTTTCCTCCACCAGGTGAATTCCGAGAGGGGATAACGGGAGTGGGAAGAGTACCGTTAAGTGGTGCTGAAATTCCTAGTGGAACACAACACCCAGTTAATCCAACAGAGGCTGAAATGTTCCAAAACCAAAGGGTGAATTGGTTTGAAGGAAATCAACCAAACCCATTTCCCTCGGGGTCTTTTGAGAAGGTTCCATTTGGCCAACCTAGAAGTGTGGAATCATCTAGGGATAAAAGGTTGAAGGCACCTATGGGGGAGCATTTAAGTCCTTTACCTGTGCCTCACGATCAAG GATCACGGCCACTTGACAAACCTCCTCGCGGATTAGGATATGATTCCGCATCAAAATTTGAGGCCAGTTCTGGGGTTCCACCTAACAGATTATTGCCTCCGTTTCATCCTCCTGGTTCGATGCATTTCAAGGATAGTGGAGAAAGAGAAGCACCTCTTGGTCCTCATGACGATGATAGAAAAAGGGGAGGGTCTGGATTTGGTGTGCATCATATGGATTATTTGTCTGCCAGAAACCCTGATGGGGAGTTATTTAACATTCCACCACGTGGATTTGTAAGTCACTCAGGTTTTGATGATATTGGTGGCAGAGAGCCACGTCAATTTATTGAAGGGCCTGGACCTTTCAATTTACATTCCAATCTAGCTGGCGGTTTATACTCTAATGGTAGGTTCCAAAATTTGCCTGGCCATTCACATGGAGTCGAGATTGATGGTCTTGGGGATTTGAGAGGTGGTGAGCATACTACCTTTGGCCGTCCTTTCAAACATGTCCAGAGTAGTGATCTGTTTGGAAAGGACGTGCCGACTCATTTGCATCGTGTTGAGCCTTTGGATCCCCAGAAATTACCAAGTCATTTACGTTTTGGTGAACCTGCTGGCTTTGGTCCCTTTGCTGGCCGTGCTTATATGGGAGAATTGTCTGGGTTTGGAGATATTCCTGGTTTTGGTGAATCAATTGGACGCAACAAACCTGGTATGCCACGGTTTGGGGAGCCTGGCTTCAGGAGCAGGTATCCTGTTCCCGGATATCCGAATCAAGGACTTTATGCT GGTGACGTGGACTCCTTTGATAGACCAAGAAAGAGGAAGCCCATGAGCATGGGATGGTGCCGCATTTGCAAGGTTGATTGTGAAACCGTTGAGGGCCTAGATATGCATTCACAGACAAGAGAGCACCAGGATATGGCCATGGATATGGTCAGGTCTATCAAGGAGCAAAACCGAAAGAAACAGAA GACTTTTAGTGATCGTGCTTCAATTGAAGAGAAAGGTAGGACCAGAAAGGCAGTGTTCGAGAGCCGTGGTAGAAAGACTTGA